In Paenibacillus sp. 1781tsa1, one DNA window encodes the following:
- a CDS encoding LCP family protein encodes MLKKWLWGTALTLMLAVTGVVVYYGYSIVHFANSISTASGTSSNSSSSGTDSDSDKPTTTIPRWEGQERVNILLLGGDSRGDDAGRSDSVMVASIDPVSKKAHLFSVLRDTYVAIPGHGKSRLNAAFSYGGAELTKQTVSDLLGIPIQHYVYTDFTGFMALVDAVGGIEIDVEKDMYYTSKADKHMYDIDLKKGLQHMDGKTALQYVRFRHDATSDFTRTERQRIFMTELAKKMQSTTSLFKIPEILEAIAPYIETDLSPTQMLKLASLGFDIHANEIDQQQIPPNKLLTNELVGSAQVLGVDVSKLQSYIQKLFEEDAAPSESPSSDEQN; translated from the coding sequence ATGCTTAAAAAATGGTTATGGGGTACAGCCCTGACCCTGATGCTTGCTGTCACAGGGGTCGTTGTATATTACGGATACTCGATTGTTCATTTTGCCAATAGCATCTCAACCGCTTCCGGGACTTCATCCAACTCGTCCTCTTCCGGCACAGACAGCGATTCAGACAAACCGACTACAACAATTCCCAGGTGGGAGGGCCAGGAACGGGTAAACATTCTGCTGCTTGGCGGGGACTCCAGAGGAGATGATGCAGGGCGTTCAGACTCGGTTATGGTCGCTTCCATTGATCCGGTAAGCAAGAAAGCACATCTATTCTCCGTACTTCGAGATACCTATGTCGCAATCCCCGGGCATGGCAAAAGCAGGCTTAATGCAGCCTTCTCCTACGGAGGTGCGGAGCTGACCAAACAAACTGTCAGTGATCTGCTCGGTATTCCCATTCAGCACTATGTCTACACGGACTTTACAGGCTTCATGGCACTCGTAGATGCGGTAGGCGGTATTGAGATCGATGTGGAGAAAGACATGTATTACACCAGTAAAGCGGATAAACATATGTACGACATCGATTTAAAAAAGGGGTTGCAGCATATGGATGGCAAGACAGCCCTTCAATATGTTCGGTTCCGTCATGATGCCACCTCGGATTTCACCCGTACCGAACGGCAGCGAATCTTCATGACCGAACTGGCCAAGAAGATGCAGAGCACCACGTCGCTCTTCAAAATCCCGGAAATCCTGGAAGCTATCGCACCCTATATAGAGACGGATCTTAGTCCAACCCAGATGCTGAAACTCGCATCACTTGGCTTCGATATCCATGCGAACGAAATAGACCAGCAGCAGATTCCACCGAACAAACTGCTTACCAATGAGCTCGTGGGTTCTGCTCAGGTGCTAGGTGTCGATGTAAGCAAACTCCAGTCCTATATTCAGAAACTGTTTGAAGAAGATGCTGCGCCCTCGGAGTCTCCATCATCAGATGAACAGAACTGA
- a CDS encoding acyltransferase, producing MKKPRIAEWTELRGIAFLAIVMQHNIAEYIYRADIEQPDSIMLTMIYHLTRFGTPTFVFLSGVMLFYHHRNTKPEYPRFIRKRFGDIYMPFVVWTLIYWLAVRIFTPAFWASGIPDMRSLVRELFVPQTGYHLWFVIMVFQFYILFPLFWTGAKAIQRRIQNVIRFTPMQVIVALVLFAAAFYALLMKWSYYNMGGWTESMSEPWSTLLQYRSYSWVMYWFYFLLGAVCAWSVDSWRSWTTKVLPWTICLFIGMYIWLGYDVLRGSGDVVNLNISTYLKPTTFLIIMAQMFMMYGFLVLMRGKDTRFQRLLAWIGRYSFGGYLVHALVIYAIAYVTRPLQLSGWHLPVTLLSFLVTVGLALAISWALSKLPGSRFTVGLMRKPRSTPNPTAAVDKRITPERTPSPGATRSPGTSKPF from the coding sequence GTGAAAAAACCGCGAATAGCGGAATGGACCGAGCTGCGGGGCATTGCCTTTCTGGCGATCGTCATGCAGCATAATATCGCTGAGTATATCTATCGCGCCGATATTGAGCAACCGGATTCCATTATGCTGACTATGATTTATCATCTGACCCGATTTGGTACGCCAACATTTGTATTTCTATCGGGTGTCATGCTGTTTTACCATCACCGTAACACCAAACCGGAATACCCTCGCTTCATTCGAAAGCGATTTGGCGATATCTATATGCCGTTTGTGGTATGGACACTCATCTATTGGCTTGCTGTCCGAATTTTCACCCCCGCGTTCTGGGCCAGTGGTATACCGGATATGCGCAGTCTTGTTCGTGAACTGTTTGTACCACAGACGGGATATCACCTCTGGTTTGTCATTATGGTGTTTCAGTTCTATATTCTGTTTCCCCTGTTTTGGACAGGAGCAAAAGCCATTCAGAGGCGTATCCAAAACGTCATACGTTTCACGCCCATGCAAGTTATTGTGGCACTCGTTCTCTTTGCAGCTGCATTCTACGCCCTGCTTATGAAATGGTCCTATTATAATATGGGGGGCTGGACAGAATCGATGTCTGAGCCATGGTCAACGTTGTTGCAATATCGCTCCTATTCATGGGTGATGTACTGGTTCTACTTTTTACTGGGTGCCGTATGTGCCTGGTCAGTGGATAGCTGGAGGAGTTGGACTACGAAGGTACTGCCATGGACGATATGTCTGTTTATAGGGATGTATATATGGCTTGGTTACGATGTACTGCGTGGGTCCGGGGATGTTGTTAATCTGAATATCTCCACCTATCTGAAACCAACCACATTTCTGATCATTATGGCTCAGATGTTTATGATGTATGGTTTCCTTGTACTGATGCGGGGCAAAGATACACGGTTTCAGCGATTGCTAGCCTGGATTGGACGCTATTCGTTTGGTGGATATCTGGTTCATGCACTGGTGATCTACGCGATCGCTTATGTAACCAGACCGCTTCAACTCAGTGGATGGCATCTGCCTGTAACGTTGCTATCGTTCCTTGTAACGGTTGGTCTTGCTCTTGCAATCAGCTGGGCACTTTCCAAACTTCCTGGCTCACGTTTCACCGTAGGGTTAATGCGCAAACCACGTTCAACCCCCAATCCAACAGCTGCTGTGGACAAAAGAATTACACCTGAGCGAACTCCGTCACCCGGCGCAACTCGCAGTCCGGGAACGAGTAAGCCGTTTTAA
- a CDS encoding methyl-accepting chemotaxis protein produces the protein MLGKLRLTIRGKLLTGFLAVVILLVFVSVYALVQIHSMSGKANEVDQTWMPSVSLLGKMNGDISDVERLALAIIVEQNEDESAKMNEALQLLLTKIEDERKQLQALIANNEAALKLYNDFSTNYDAYVAKMPAFIEFGLNNNYDESSRLHTEAYPLWYTANDSITKLINLGNEGSDAATNESVSLAENTFNVILAVTIFAFLVAMFIAFFIASIISRPIKKMNEAAMAIASGDLTGEKIVLKNKDELGTLANSFNTMSGNLREMIESVSMTSEQVAASSEELLASAEQNTQASEQISQTVEELAVGTSDQVDIVKRSSQAMNEMALGSEQIAELAQSVSVSAVDAANQSSEGNMIIQQAVEQMGSVRNSIASLTELVTGLGERSAEIGTITEVINNIARQTNLLALNAAIEAARAGEHGRGFAVVAGEVRKLAEESSTSAQRITDLVQLIQKDTDHAVQAVKVNSSETEAGIEMVTAAGQAFEQISDAVNKVAGEIQEVSAGSEEMSASTTEVVGYVSQISNIAGEAAGGVHNVSAATQQQLASMEEIASSAGSLSKMAEELQEQINKFKV, from the coding sequence ATGTTGGGGAAATTGAGGTTAACGATTCGAGGCAAGTTATTGACTGGTTTTCTGGCAGTTGTAATTCTGCTGGTTTTTGTAAGCGTCTATGCATTAGTCCAGATTCATAGTATGTCTGGCAAGGCGAATGAGGTGGATCAGACTTGGATGCCGAGTGTGAGCTTGCTGGGTAAGATGAATGGTGATATCTCCGATGTAGAGCGTTTGGCGCTTGCCATCATCGTTGAACAGAACGAAGATGAATCGGCCAAGATGAACGAAGCGCTACAGTTGCTGCTTACCAAGATTGAAGATGAGCGTAAACAGTTGCAAGCGTTAATTGCAAACAACGAAGCAGCGCTTAAGCTCTATAATGATTTTAGTACGAATTATGATGCTTATGTAGCGAAAATGCCGGCATTTATCGAATTTGGTTTGAACAACAATTATGATGAGTCTAGCCGTCTACACACGGAGGCTTATCCACTGTGGTACACAGCAAATGACTCTATCACCAAGTTAATTAATTTGGGCAATGAAGGATCGGATGCTGCAACAAATGAGTCCGTTTCGCTTGCAGAAAATACATTTAATGTGATTTTGGCCGTGACAATTTTTGCCTTTCTGGTTGCGATGTTCATTGCTTTCTTCATTGCTAGCATCATCTCACGTCCAATCAAAAAGATGAATGAAGCTGCTATGGCAATAGCAAGTGGTGATCTGACAGGTGAGAAAATTGTACTGAAGAATAAGGATGAATTAGGCACGCTGGCTAATTCCTTTAATACCATGTCGGGTAATCTGCGCGAAATGATTGAATCGGTATCGATGACTTCCGAACAGGTAGCCGCTTCATCGGAGGAGCTTCTTGCAAGTGCAGAGCAGAATACCCAAGCTTCGGAGCAGATCTCCCAAACGGTGGAAGAATTGGCTGTAGGTACGTCTGATCAAGTCGATATTGTGAAGCGTTCTTCACAGGCGATGAATGAGATGGCTCTCGGGTCGGAGCAAATAGCTGAGCTTGCCCAAAGTGTATCCGTATCTGCTGTGGATGCGGCGAATCAATCTTCAGAAGGAAACATGATTATTCAGCAAGCGGTTGAACAGATGGGTTCTGTTCGAAATTCCATTGCTTCACTTACAGAATTGGTGACAGGTCTGGGGGAACGTTCAGCAGAGATTGGAACCATTACCGAGGTAATCAACAACATTGCCCGGCAGACCAATCTGCTTGCATTGAATGCAGCCATTGAAGCCGCACGAGCAGGAGAGCATGGACGTGGTTTTGCTGTCGTTGCAGGAGAAGTGCGTAAGCTTGCTGAGGAATCTTCCACATCTGCGCAACGAATTACGGATCTTGTTCAATTGATTCAGAAAGATACCGATCATGCGGTTCAGGCAGTCAAAGTGAACAGCAGTGAGACGGAAGCAGGAATCGAGATGGTTACTGCGGCAGGACAAGCGTTCGAGCAGATCTCCGATGCGGTTAACAAAGTAGCGGGTGAAATTCAAGAAGTATCCGCTGGTTCAGAGGAAATGTCGGCGAGTACGACTGAGGTTGTAGGATATGTAAGTCAGATCTCCAACATCGCCGGAGAGGCAGCGGGCGGGGTACATAATGTATCTGCCGCAACTCAACAGCAGTTGGCTTCCATGGAAGAGATCGCATCATCCGCAGGTTCATTATCCAAAATGGCTGAAGAACTGCAGGAGCAGATTAACAAGTTCAAAGTGTAA
- a CDS encoding YqkE family protein, whose translation MAKSKKRTPAPKAAVAQDKPTTLKDLLSSDVLEKLKAQADEAKAAEAALKEQERQQAEEARQAEQKRRDNDFEYLLNNSPMDWKKHK comes from the coding sequence ATGGCAAAATCCAAAAAACGCACTCCTGCTCCCAAAGCAGCAGTAGCACAGGATAAACCCACAACACTGAAGGATCTGCTGAGCAGTGATGTGTTGGAGAAGCTGAAAGCTCAGGCGGATGAAGCCAAGGCTGCCGAAGCGGCTCTTAAAGAGCAGGAACGTCAGCAGGCAGAAGAAGCTCGCCAAGCGGAGCAGAAGCGCCGGGATAACGACTTCGAATATCTGCTCAATAACAGCCCTATGGACTGGAAGAAACATAAGTAA
- a CDS encoding SDR family oxidoreductase codes for MSRVCRSRAYNDNLTHTEGSEMTEQRLEGKVAIVTGGGSGIGQATAIRFAEHGAKVYMLDRTPENAEETKQTIEKAGGEAYVIECDISKPDHVQKAINQAAAEAGKLDIIFANAGINGTMAPIETMEIEDWDQTMEINMRGTFATVKYAIPHLKEHGGSIIITSSINGNRVFSGIGFSAYASSKAGQTAFTKMAALELARYKIRVNAVCPGAIDTNIDDNTYPSDDLKDVQIPVEFPEGHEHPLKGEPGTSKQVANLVLFLASDEASHVTGTRIYVDGAESLLRG; via the coding sequence TTGAGCCGGGTATGTAGAAGTAGAGCGTACAACGATAATCTAACCCATACGGAGGGATCAGAGATGACTGAACAACGTTTGGAAGGCAAAGTTGCGATTGTAACTGGAGGTGGATCGGGTATTGGTCAGGCTACCGCTATTCGTTTCGCCGAGCATGGAGCCAAAGTATATATGCTGGATCGTACACCCGAAAATGCGGAGGAAACAAAGCAGACGATTGAAAAGGCTGGCGGAGAAGCGTATGTGATCGAATGTGATATCTCCAAACCGGACCATGTGCAGAAGGCGATCAATCAGGCTGCGGCTGAAGCGGGCAAACTGGATATCATATTTGCCAATGCCGGCATCAATGGAACGATGGCTCCGATTGAAACGATGGAGATCGAGGACTGGGACCAGACGATGGAGATCAATATGCGCGGAACCTTCGCAACCGTCAAATATGCCATTCCCCATCTGAAAGAACATGGTGGCAGCATCATAATCACCAGTTCCATCAACGGTAACCGGGTCTTCTCAGGAATCGGATTCTCTGCATACGCTTCCAGCAAAGCGGGACAGACTGCGTTTACGAAGATGGCTGCACTGGAGCTAGCTCGTTATAAGATCCGTGTAAACGCCGTCTGCCCAGGAGCCATTGATACCAACATTGATGATAACACCTACCCGTCGGATGATCTGAAAGATGTACAGATTCCTGTTGAATTCCCTGAGGGTCATGAACATCCGCTCAAGGGCGAACCTGGAACGTCGAAGCAAGTGGCTAACCTCGTT
- a CDS encoding MFS transporter: MNFSWKRNLVILWIGVFFCSTAYSISIPFLPLFLSADLGVRDHLELWSGLAFGITFLASALVSPFWGSLADKYGRKPMLIRSGYSLAVLYLINYFVQDPYSLIVVRLFQGLLAGFVPAAIALVGTNTPEEKTGYALGIMSTAGATGGIIGPLIGGVVSHYYGNRNAFLFSAIVVLVSAIIATFWVKEENFNRNKARSHVMDDIREARANRLFMTVLGMMGICTFSVMILEPLLTVYVMEMGVQPDRASLSSGIIFSAVGVATVIMAPRWGKIGSRIGYGKVLIIGLVGGAVGNLLQFFTTGYIAFGILRFVYGLFFAAVFPAINAMIVQATASSFRGRAFSLNQSAAQIGTMAGPIIGGVLGGWLPIRWIFIINGLALIITAIVAKWSGLDHKLPGAGKVSAKR, from the coding sequence ATGAACTTCTCATGGAAGCGAAATCTGGTCATATTGTGGATTGGTGTATTTTTTTGCAGCACGGCGTATTCCATCTCGATTCCATTTCTGCCCCTGTTTCTAAGTGCTGACTTGGGGGTTCGTGATCACCTGGAATTATGGTCAGGACTGGCATTCGGCATTACATTTCTCGCGAGTGCACTCGTGTCTCCGTTCTGGGGATCGCTGGCTGATAAATACGGGCGTAAACCTATGCTCATCCGATCAGGATATAGCCTTGCCGTCTTGTATCTAATCAATTATTTCGTGCAGGACCCATATTCGCTGATTGTTGTTCGATTATTTCAGGGTCTGCTTGCAGGGTTTGTTCCAGCAGCAATTGCTCTGGTAGGCACGAATACACCTGAGGAGAAGACCGGTTATGCACTGGGTATTATGTCTACTGCTGGAGCCACTGGTGGTATTATTGGACCGTTGATTGGTGGCGTGGTGAGTCACTATTATGGCAACCGGAATGCATTTTTGTTTTCGGCAATTGTTGTATTAGTCTCAGCAATCATCGCAACCTTCTGGGTAAAAGAAGAGAACTTCAACCGGAATAAAGCTCGTTCCCATGTCATGGATGACATTCGTGAAGCGAGAGCGAATCGTTTGTTTATGACGGTGCTTGGCATGATGGGCATATGTACGTTCTCCGTTATGATTCTGGAGCCGCTTTTGACGGTCTATGTGATGGAAATGGGCGTTCAGCCTGATCGTGCCTCACTCAGCTCGGGTATTATTTTCTCGGCGGTGGGGGTAGCAACAGTTATCATGGCACCGCGTTGGGGCAAGATTGGTTCAAGGATCGGATACGGTAAAGTGCTGATCATTGGACTGGTTGGTGGGGCTGTAGGCAATCTTCTGCAGTTCTTTACAACAGGTTATATCGCATTTGGCATTTTGCGATTTGTGTATGGTTTATTCTTTGCGGCTGTATTTCCGGCAATTAACGCCATGATTGTGCAGGCTACCGCATCAAGTTTCAGGGGAAGGGCCTTTAGTCTGAACCAGTCCGCTGCCCAGATCGGGACGATGGCCGGACCGATTATTGGCGGCGTTCTCGGTGGCTGGCTGCCGATACGCTGGATTTTTATCATTAATGGACTTGCACTGATTATCACTGCGATTGTCGCGAAGTGGTCGGGATTGGATCACAAACTGCCTGGAGCAGGTAAGGTCTCCGCAAAGCGGTGA
- a CDS encoding HAMP domain-containing sensor histidine kinase, whose protein sequence is MKNVPKAIVILWMSVLIILGMPHGIVFATSGAIQQPVSITGWEVKWGNVDDQGFISEVKGADEIWEKQGIDKLEYSNTDRSSSLWTRLTIPKLSEESSAIRFENIKGNHIVIYLEDHKVYENYHYNYDNNAVLLPLSSENAGDTLYVWSQNEKGRLGIQGTVQVGPYAALQEKYIHNGLIDVILGATFVFTAITMLSCTFFLGKFHKGLWISLCIVMGSIGTMIITYSQFLYTFYQVYGDLYSVVFDLAMLLGMPALCYFFEQIIGPGLHGIFTKLRKIQFIYSVIAVFSLFIYVTSGGQWEFLYNLLVQRVVGMVLVILLTILLVGTIAKALQRNREALLLATGFGTFALISVAELLWYYQRSGTYHLLWWKWSMVAFVISLIAILGSRFAEKHTKVLEYSKELELFNNELQRSEKMEIISELAASVAHEVRNPLQVTRGFLQLMTEQEDNKNKGYVRIALEELDRASGIITDFLTFAKPEFDHIISLNISDEFNHIEGILVPMANLEGGKITTDIPPDLYIRGNSSKFKQAFINIIKNSIEALQGQGQIDIWAYKQDGMIKVHVRDNGEGMDEEALSRLGEPYFSNKIKGTGLGMMVTFRIVEAMQGQISFTSTKGVGTEAVVSFAEFVE, encoded by the coding sequence ATGAAAAATGTGCCCAAAGCTATCGTCATCTTATGGATGAGTGTATTGATTATTCTAGGTATGCCACATGGGATAGTCTTTGCAACTTCAGGAGCGATTCAGCAACCTGTATCCATAACAGGATGGGAAGTAAAATGGGGGAACGTTGACGATCAAGGGTTCATAAGTGAAGTTAAGGGAGCAGACGAGATATGGGAAAAGCAGGGCATCGATAAGTTAGAGTATAGCAATACGGATCGATCGAGTTCCTTATGGACTCGCCTGACCATCCCTAAATTGAGTGAGGAAAGTTCAGCCATTCGATTTGAGAACATTAAAGGCAATCATATTGTTATCTATCTGGAGGACCACAAGGTCTACGAGAATTACCATTACAATTATGATAATAATGCTGTGTTGCTGCCCTTATCCAGCGAAAATGCGGGTGACACGCTCTATGTATGGTCTCAAAATGAGAAAGGTCGTCTGGGCATACAAGGTACTGTTCAGGTTGGACCTTATGCTGCGTTACAGGAGAAATATATTCATAACGGGCTTATTGATGTGATTTTGGGCGCGACCTTTGTCTTCACAGCGATTACGATGCTGAGTTGTACGTTCTTCCTTGGCAAATTCCATAAGGGATTATGGATCTCACTATGCATAGTGATGGGTTCCATCGGCACAATGATCATCACGTACTCGCAATTTTTGTATACATTCTATCAGGTATATGGTGACCTGTATTCCGTAGTCTTTGATCTGGCGATGCTGCTGGGTATGCCAGCGCTATGTTATTTTTTTGAACAGATTATCGGGCCAGGACTGCATGGTATCTTCACCAAACTGCGAAAAATACAATTCATATATTCAGTTATCGCTGTCTTCTCTCTATTTATCTATGTTACTTCAGGTGGGCAATGGGAGTTCCTCTACAATCTGCTCGTACAGCGTGTGGTTGGCATGGTGCTGGTCATCCTGCTGACCATCCTGTTGGTGGGTACCATCGCCAAAGCACTGCAACGAAATCGGGAAGCTCTGCTGCTTGCAACAGGATTCGGTACATTTGCCTTGATCAGTGTGGCTGAACTGTTGTGGTATTATCAGCGGAGTGGGACGTATCATCTGTTATGGTGGAAATGGTCCATGGTTGCATTTGTGATCTCGCTGATTGCCATTCTCGGCAGTCGTTTTGCCGAGAAACACACCAAAGTTCTGGAGTATTCCAAGGAACTGGAGTTGTTCAACAATGAGTTGCAGCGTTCCGAGAAGATGGAGATTATAAGCGAATTGGCTGCTTCCGTTGCCCATGAAGTACGTAATCCGCTTCAGGTGACAAGAGGGTTCCTGCAACTTATGACAGAACAGGAAGACAACAAGAATAAGGGGTATGTGCGTATTGCACTGGAGGAACTCGATCGGGCTTCGGGCATCATCACGGACTTTCTTACCTTTGCCAAACCTGAGTTTGACCATATTATCTCGCTCAATATCTCGGATGAGTTCAATCATATTGAAGGTATTCTTGTACCGATGGCTAATCTGGAAGGTGGAAAAATCACCACTGACATTCCGCCAGATTTATATATTCGGGGCAATTCCTCGAAGTTTAAGCAGGCTTTTATCAACATTATCAAGAACAGTATTGAAGCTCTGCAGGGACAAGGCCAGATTGATATCTGGGCGTACAAGCAGGATGGAATGATTAAGGTGCATGTCAGGGATAACGGAGAAGGAATGGACGAGGAAGCACTTTCCCGGTTGGGCGAGCCTTATTTCTCCAATAAAATCAAAGGCACAGGTCTGGGCATGATGGTGACATTCCGTATTGTTGAAGCGATGCAAGGGCAGATCAGCTTTACAAGCACAAAAGGAGTAGGAACAGAAGCGGTTGTATCTTTTGCTGAGTTCGTCGAATGA
- a CDS encoding peptidylprolyl isomerase produces MSLRWKKTTAVSLVLAMLLIVISGCGRPSSGATETPAPVEPTGPNPVATIEMADGQKIVIELYPEIAPNTVNNFISLANKGFYDGLIFHRVIPGFMIQGGDPNGNGSGGPGYTIKGEFTSNGHKNHLNHTRGVISMARTNDLDSAGSQFFIMLADADYLDNAYATFGKVTEGMDVVDGIAAQKIGEADKPVTDQVMKKVTVDTHGLEYPEPVKMP; encoded by the coding sequence ATGTCTTTACGGTGGAAAAAAACAACCGCAGTATCGCTCGTTCTAGCGATGTTGCTTATCGTCATTAGTGGTTGCGGACGCCCTTCAAGTGGCGCTACAGAAACACCAGCTCCAGTTGAACCAACGGGTCCCAATCCGGTAGCTACCATTGAAATGGCTGATGGACAGAAGATCGTCATTGAGCTATATCCCGAAATCGCACCCAATACGGTAAATAACTTCATCTCCCTTGCGAATAAAGGGTTCTATGACGGCCTGATCTTTCATCGGGTCATTCCAGGCTTCATGATTCAGGGTGGTGATCCAAATGGGAACGGTTCTGGCGGCCCAGGTTATACGATCAAAGGGGAATTTACATCCAATGGTCACAAAAACCACCTGAATCATACGCGTGGGGTTATCTCCATGGCGCGTACAAATGATTTGGATTCAGCAGGCTCCCAATTCTTCATCATGTTAGCGGATGCGGATTACCTGGATAATGCATATGCTACTTTTGGTAAAGTGACCGAAGGTATGGACGTTGTTGATGGTATTGCAGCTCAGAAGATAGGTGAAGCTGATAAACCCGTTACGGATCAAGTCATGAAAAAGGTTACAGTGGACACACACGGTCTTGAATATCCAGAACCGGTAAAAATGCCTTAA
- a CDS encoding NHLP leader peptide family RiPP precursor, which translates to MMVSEKTLHEDIIEKAWTDEHFRQQLHSNPKQALREAFGIIIPEHIQVRTVEEQQNDYVLVIPPNPSKVNYDVNCGPWRS; encoded by the coding sequence ATGATGGTATCAGAGAAAACGTTGCATGAGGATATTATTGAAAAGGCTTGGACTGACGAGCACTTCAGACAACAATTGCACTCCAATCCGAAGCAGGCGCTTCGTGAAGCTTTCGGTATCATAATCCCGGAGCACATTCAGGTACGTACCGTTGAGGAGCAGCAAAATGACTATGTTCTTGTCATACCTCCCAATCCTTCCAAAGTAAATTATGATGTGAATTGCGGACCTTGGAGAAGTTAA